One part of the Natronincola ferrireducens genome encodes these proteins:
- the nusG gene encoding transcription termination/antitermination protein NusG: MSQYTSQEARWYVVHTYSGYENKVKVNIEKMVTNRGMEDFILEIKVPTEEKMEIKNGKKKMKETKLFPGYVMIKMIMTDETWYIVRNTRGVTGFVGPSSKPIPLTDAEVRSMGVEEVRREIGLKVGDTVRVISGPFESFIGKIEHVNMEKETFKVMISMFGRDTPVELEFSQVEPL, from the coding sequence ATGTCCCAATATACGTCCCAAGAAGCAAGGTGGTATGTAGTGCATACCTATTCTGGCTATGAAAACAAGGTTAAGGTGAATATTGAGAAAATGGTCACCAATAGAGGTATGGAGGATTTTATTTTAGAAATCAAAGTACCTACTGAAGAAAAAATGGAAATAAAAAACGGCAAAAAGAAAATGAAGGAAACTAAATTGTTTCCAGGTTATGTAATGATAAAAATGATCATGACAGATGAAACTTGGTACATCGTACGAAACACCCGAGGGGTTACTGGGTTTGTTGGACCTAGCTCTAAGCCTATACCCTTAACAGATGCAGAAGTAAGATCTATGGGTGTGGAGGAAGTTCGCCGTGAAATTGGCTTGAAGGTGGGAGACACAGTTCGTGTGATTTCTGGGCCTTTTGAAAGTTTTATAGGCAAAATCGAACATGTGAACATGGAAAAAGAAACCTTCAAGGTGATGATTTCTATGTTTGGAAGAGATACGCCTGTAGAACTAGAATTTTCTCAGGTAGAACCATTGTAA